In Thermodesulfobacteriota bacterium, the genomic stretch ACCTCGGTGACCAAGGATATCGGACATGGCCTTTATTTCCTCTCTGGTCACCCCTTGTGGATTTATCTTTCCACATATTCCACACATCTTATTATTTTTCTCCTATTAGTTTGAACCGCTTGCAATAGTCCTTTTCCTATACAACCGCCCAAATAGAATAAGAGGTATAATCAATATAACTTCAAGAGCTATGGCCACAAGATTGTGCGAGTCAACTATACCCCTAATCCATTCTACAGTAGATGCATGAGTGGCGCTGGCGTGGCGAACCCCCAAAAAAACGGATACAGGAGAGACAAAATAATCATCACTAAACGGCCAGAAAATGGGTATGCCAAAAGGCGGGCGCTCGGCATCCGGAGAGAAAAAATCTATGATCAGATGCGACAAATATGAGAAAAAACACAGGATAAACACTGAAGAGAATGACCACCGCTTGCTTATAGCTCTATATACGACGGTCGCGACAAGGCTGACAGTTAGAGCAAACCCAATGCTGTGGGTAATTCCCTGGTGATATAAGGCCGGCTTACCCTTGAGAATACCGGGTAAGAAATCAAAATCCGGGATGTTCGCCATAAACACACACAGTAGGATCAAACTAAGTTGTATGCGACTATTCCTCGGTGAAAGAAGACCATAAACGGCCAGACCAGCCAAGGAGTGACCTATCGGAGTGGCCATAACTAGACCTCCCATAAAATTGACCATTCATTGATGGAAACACCAAAACCCTGAATAGCAATTAGAATAAAATAAATAAGCCAATTTGGAGCAATGACGGAAAGGAAGACGCTTTTACCAACCGGGTGTAGATCAGACAGTTATTGTTCGCCTTACCTTTTCCTTTGCTCGAATAGCTTTATCAAATACATTTTCGTACATCAAGGCACACTTATCTATATAAAAGGCCTCGACTCTTTGCTTATTATTCTCGCCAATAGTCTTGCGAAGCGAGCGATTTTCGACGAGCAGTTGAAGCTGTTTTCTGAATAGATCTTGATCGTTCAGTGAAACCACATATCCGGTTTCTTGGTTTATTAAAAAGTCCGTCTGCCCGCCATGATCATAGCATACTATTGGAAGTCCACAGGCCATCGCTTCTAAGAAAACTAAGCCGAATCCTTCATGCTGGCTCGTAGAAACATATATATCGCAAATCTGCAGTATAGAGAATTTGTTAGATTCCTCAACATGACCAAAGAACAAAACTTGGTCGTCCAATAGCATCCTCTGGGTCTCTTTTTTAAGAAGATATTCCTGAGGCCCCGTCCCCAGAATCAGCAAACGCAACCTCTTATCTTTTAGAATATGTATCATCTGTATGAGCTGAGTTATAGCCTTACGAGCCACGAGCCGACCAACCGTAACCAATAGGACATCATCTTCTTTGAAACCATAATCTCTACGAAACGATGAGACAACCATTGGCTTACGTATTCCTAATGGAATTCGTATTCCTTCGATTTCCGGCGTATAAAAACGACGCATGTTATCCAGTGTATTGTTCGATTGTCCCACAACCATATCCGCTCGCCTCAGTAGACGTTTTACCCAAGGCCGAAGGAGTGGGTTACGATAGGGTGAAATTAGGTTGCTCGGATCATACAAATCACCTCCATGCAGCGAAAGCACATTTGGTATGCCGCTAAAACGAGATAAAGCGTCTCCCACCGGTCCAGTCGGAAGGACAAAATGTGTGTTGATGACATCAAATTGTGCAGACCTCAGAAGCTTCTCACCTACCCTGATCCCCATAGGAATAAACGCCAGCATGGAAAGCAGATTGGCTACAGCCTCCTTCCTCCTGAAGAACACCGGGGTTCTGATGATCCTTACTCCGTTCTCAACACTCTCCCGTGGCAAACCAAGCCCTTGAGAAGTCAGAACGGTTATCTCGTGACGCTTGGCCATCTCCTCCGCAAGAAGAGCGTTAACTACGCCACCACCTCCTCCTAACGGAGGATATTCGTAGTTGCAAAAAAGCACCCTCATCTACTTTTAGGATTCCTCAACACGATATCTGGCTAAAAACCTAACCACTAAGAATCCTGCTTAGATCACTTTCGGCAAACTGCTGCTATTTTTTTAGAGAATATTTTGTTTGACTTGCCATATAAAATGAAATTAAATCTAAAAAACAAGGCGTTCAATTTATCGAGTAAAAGGCCTACATAATTTAGCGGGTTATTATAAAATACGTAAAGGTTAAGTGGAAATACTCTTATCTCATGAAAATCTGAATATTCCAGAACCTGTCTGAGACTGTATTCGGTAAATGTATTGTAATGGTCAAAATTTTGGGCCAGTGCCTCGGCGCCAGTTATCGGATTTGCTCCATTCAGGGAATGGACTATTAAGATTCCACCATCCTTAAGGTTTTTTCTACATAATTTGAGGAACAACAATATTTCATCCTTGGTCAAATGATTTATCTCTTGTTCTCCAAAGATGACATCAAAGGGATTATGGTTGTTCTCCAAGAAATCGAAGGCTCTTTCCACTCGACAGTTAAGATTCTTTTCTTCCGCAAAATTTACTTTTTCTGCGTACGAGTCTATTCCTATAACATTCGTATATCCCTCCTGGTTCAACATATTGACGAAGTACCCAGGGCCACAGCTAATCACAAGTATGTCTACCTGTTTGTCAGCCGGTAAGTATTTTAGATAATTGCTTCTGTAAAACTTACCGAAAGTGGAGTAACCTTTTTCCACATCTTCTGGCCCTTCCCAAAAAGTGTCAAATTCCTCAATTTTAGCGGTTAAATCAAAACTGGATTTCATCATGCCCATCTCGCTTTTTTTCGGTTTCTCATTATTCTTTAACTTTAAAGACAGTCCCTTTTCCTTGTACCATTTGGCCGTCTCGAGTATTCCCTCCTTGAAACTAACTTTGGGCACGAATCCCAAGATATTTGCGGATTTTTCCGGAGAAAAAGTAAAACTCTTCTTGAAGAAGTCCATACGTCGTCTGTGAAGCGGGGGCTGTATACCAACCGGCCGCAATAACTTCTCTAGGATCGTGGCGACTATCAGTAACGGATGAAGAGGAATACGGAATTTGGGCACCTTTCTGCTTATTTGCCCCGCTATAGTCCTAACCATATCATCAGTGGTGATAGCTTCTTTGCCAGCAAGTACGAATATCTCTCCAATTGCTCCTTCAGTCGTGGCAGCTAATAATAGACCATCTATTAAATCGTCAATATATATCGGATGGTGCAAGTTTTTCCCGTTACCGAGCATCAGAAACATGTTTTTATTTATCGCTTTGAAGAGTTTCATTAGCCTACGGTCTCCGGGTCCGTAAGTCTCAGGAATACGAACAACAACCACATGGAGTTTTTCTTTGAAGGAGAGCACAAGCCTTTCTCCCTCCAGTTTTGTTATTCCATATATATTATCCGGTTTACAAGGAGAATTTTCATCAATCATACCCTCAGGGGATCCATAAACACCTATCGTGCTGCCATGGACAAAGCGCTTTACCCCAGCGTTCAATGAGGCTTCCAGCATATTCTTGGTCCCGGTAACATTCACATCCCAGAACCTCTGATCGGGTATGTTCATTTCATGCTGTGCCGCGGCAAGATGAAACACTATATCGGCCCCCTTCACTAGCTCCAGCAGTGACTTTCTGTCCGTAACCGATGTCAAAATTACTTCAGCGCCTTTTTGTTCAATTAACTTTCTGTTCTCCGATTCCGCAGGAGTGTTTTCTTGTCCTAAAACCCTGACGGAGTACCCCTGTTCAACACACCTTAGAGCCAACCTAGAACCGATGAATCCTGTTCCGCCGGTAATTAATACTCTCATTCAACGATATCTCCGTTATGTAACTATAAAACCATTATCGCAAATCATCCTTAGTAATGTATCTCCGATTGGTGACCCGTTAACCCTTGGGTTAACACCGTGAGTAACTTTTCCCCACTGAGTAGACAAAGTATTAAACCACGAATCATGACAAACAAGCTTTACAACATAAATAATACAATGCAACTGGCTTGAAATCTTGACGTTTAAAATTCCGGAAACCTAGTCTTAACCTCGCTTAGTTCCCTCTGAACTCGACCTTCATCCCATCCCAGCTCTGCCGCCATAAGATAAGCACACCTTTGCAGGGCAGCTTCTCCGGGATGCTCTCCCGTAGCCAGGTCGGTTCGCCTGAAAATAACGTCCCCAAGTTTTTGCGCCATCTCTTCCCGAACAGCATGCACCACCTCCGCCTCAATCACTGTTGACTCACCCAGGGTCTCCGACCAAGCTGGGTTTTGGTCGATGTATTTGAGCACATCGGTATAGGCAGAGCCGTAATTATGGATTAGGGCAGGTATAAGCCTGGGATTCAAGGCTTTCGGACAGGATTCCACGGCCATACGGAGATATTCATCAAAGCATTCTATTTGACCCCCATGGACAGGTGTTACCGCCGTGGCCGATGCTCGAGCCCTCTTTCCTAACTTTTTGAAAACCATATCCAACGCCTTCTCCGCAATACCCCTAGCCGTTGTATAACGCACCCCGATCAGCGTAATCAAGCCTTCAACATTGCTGTCTTTTGCGTGATCAACTATGAGCGATCGTTTACCAAAGCTTAAGTCAGCCGCATTTTGTCTGCTATCACCAAATAGAATAAGCCCGGCATTCCAAATCGAAACGTCATTGGGGGTAAGCTCAAGCCTTGGATAAGCCTCATTAACTTCGTCGATAAATTTTTGAACTTCCTGACCAGTTAAAACAAACTTATCCGGGGCATCGTTAAAAACCTTATGCCAGACCCCGATGAGCGTGTAGTCGCGCCAAGGAGCAATAAAGAGATGTCGATTGCCCCTGCTGAGTAAGGCGTCTGGGTCTCTGGTTTTAGCAGGCACGGCCAGCGCGTACTTCTCACTTAGAAGTTTACGCCTGACTACAAAGCAGGCATCTCTGGAAAATGAGGGCTCTGGCGTCAAACCAAACCCCATAGAGTGTTTCAACAACCAGTTAGCCCAAGGGCCGGCGGCATTAATTACCACCTTGCCCCTGATCTCAAAGGTATTTCCATTGAGTGTGTCTTCCACCCTGACACCGGTTATCCGATTGTCGGTACTGATGAAGTCCGTCACCTGCACATAATTAGCTACATCGGCACCGGCGTCAACAGCGGACCGGAGAAATGAGATGGCCAATCGTGTTGGATTATACATCTGACCGTCATAAAAAATCGCTGCACCGGTCAAGCCTTCACGATTTAAACCCGGGAATATATCCAAGCACTCCTCTCTGGAAATAAACCTGCCCCTGGGTATATGCCGTCCCGGATCATTGACTCCTCGGTTCCGGTCAAAGGTGAGAAGATCATACAGAAGTAAACCAATGTTTAATATTTCTTTGCCCTGTAAGCCGTGACCATAAGTTGGCATGACTATTGGAAGAGGACGCACAAGGTGAGGAGCGATGCGCAGGAGCGTAGTTCGTTCTTTGCAGGATTCGCGTACCCGTTTGATATCGGCGTGCTGAAGGTATCGTATTCCCCCATGCACAATCTTGAATGAATTTGCCGAGGTTGCGCCAGCAAAATCACCTTTTTCTACCAGCGCAACGGATAAACCCCGCGACGCAGCCTCCCAAGCAGCGCAAATACCGAAGATTCCTCCCCCCACTACAACCATATCGTAAGAACTTCTCGATAACTGAACCAAGTCTCTTTTCATCAGTCCCTAATAAATAAGCTGTTTTGCAAATATTCAAAAAAGGCAGTGTCAAAACTTCAGCCTTCGGCCAGCGTCTACTAATTTCCAACATTAAAAGGGATTGAGTGATGGAATGACTCTGTACCCGGATTCAAGCTTTGGGAAATAATATATCCTTAAAATATCTGATTGTTTCAGACAAACCCTTTTCGATGCTGACCTTGGGTTCCCAGCCGAGAAGGGTCATAGCTTTGGTGATATCAGGCCTTCGAACCCGGGGGTCATCCACGGGCAATGGCTTAAACTCAATTTTGCTTCTACTTTTTGTCAAGCCCAGAATCATGTTGGCGATATCGAGAACCGTAAGTTCAATTGGGTTTCCAATGTTTACCGGATAGTGTATCGAATTCTGTCCATCACTTGAATTCCCTGGTCCAGGGTTATCCGGTTCCGCGAATAAAAGCCTAACTATTCCCTCAACCATGTCCGATATATAGCAAAAACTCCGGGTTTGTTTCCCGTCACCGTACACAGTCAAAGGCTCTTCCCTCAAAGCCTGGACTATAAAGTTCGAGACAACCCTTCCATCGTTTGGCCTCATATGCGGTCCATAGGTGTTGAATATCCTCACTATCCTGGTATCTAAGCCATGATACCTATGATAGGCCATGGTAATAGCCTCTGCAAAGCGTTTAGCTTCATCATAAACCCCTCTCGGGCCTACCGGATTAACGTTTCCCCAATAGTGCTCGGGTTGTGGGTTTACCAGCGGATCTCCATAGGCTTCCGATGTGCTTGCCAGTAGATATCTTGCCCCTTTAGATTTGGCCAGCCCAAGGGTTTTATGCGTACCCAAAGCACCTACTTTCAGAGTCTGTATTGGGAATTCCAGGTAATCTATGGGGCTTGCCGGGGAGGCAAAATGGAGTACGGCATCTACATGTCCATCGATATGAATAAAATTGGTTACATCATAATTTATGAATTTAAACCGTTCGTTTCCCATTAAACTAGCCACGTTATCAGCGTTTCCAGTAATAAGATTATCGATGCAAACTACCTGGTGACCCATTTCTACCAGTTTGTAACACAAATGGCATCCCAGAAAGCCGGACCCGCCGGTAACCACGATTCTCCAAGGTTCGTTTAATCTCGTATGCTCCATATGAATTCCCAGTGTTTTTTGTTATCTAATACATAACCTAACTTACAACATTTCCTATTCCAACTCCGTAATATTGAAATCCCATGATCTCCAACCTCTTGGGATTATAAAGGTTCCTACCATCGAATATCACCGACGACTTCATGAGCTTCTTCATTTTTTCAAAATCGGGTTGTCTATATTCATTCCATTCCGTGTGAATAACTAGGGCATCCGCTCCAGAACAAACATCATAATTTGACCTAGCATATTCGACTCTATCCCCCAAATATTCTCTGGCCTTTTCCATTGCTACTGGGTCATGCACATGAACCTCCGCCCCAAAAGATAGCAGCTTATCTATGACAAAAAGTGATGGGGCCTCCCTCAGGTCATCCGTTTTTGGCTTAAAAGAAAGTCCCCAGATCCCTAATTTCTTCCCCTTTAACTCTCCCTTAAAATGCATTTTTATCTTTCTCCAGAACACCTCCCTCTGCATCATATTAACCTCGTCCGTTACCCTGCATATTTTAAGGTCATAATCAAGTTTCTCCGCAGTCTTAATCAGTGCTTTGACATCTTTGGGAAAACAAGATCCGCCATATCCAACACCAGGGAAAAGAAAAGAATTTCCTATTCGGGCATCTGAACCTATTATTACTCTTATCTCCGAGGCATCCGCTCCTAACAGCTCACAGAGATTTGCTATCTCGTTCATGAAGGAAATCCTGCTCGCAAGCATGGCGTTTGCTGCATACTTGGCTAACTCCGAAGATCTTATACTCACACTAATAACCGGGTTACTTGTCCTGATGAATGGAGAATATAGTTCTTTGAGAACTGCAGCGACAGATGCCTTGTCCGTCCCAATTACAACCCGGTCCGGCTTCATAAAATCCTCGACGGCGGCCCCTTCTTTCAGAAACTCAGGGTTTGAAGCTACGTCAAATTCAATATCGGTTACCCCTCTTATAACATCACGAACCTTTTCTGTCGTTCCTACAGGAACAGTGCTCTTGGTGACGATGATTTTGTAATCATTCAAGCTCTCTCCTATTACTCGTGCCACTTCTAATACCGCACCTATATCTGCAGAGCCATCGCCATTTGGTGGAGTACCAACTGCAATAAATACAATGAAGGATTTTTGTATAGCCTCTTTGATGTCAGTAGTAAAACTCAAACGGCCTTCCTTTGCATTCCTCCTGACTAGCTCTTCGAGACCGGGTTCATAAAAGGGGACGCTACCCCGGACTAGACTTTTGATCTTTTCCTCATCGATATCAACACATGTCACATTATTCCCGCTTTCCGCGAAGCAGGCCCCCGTCACCAACCCTACATACCCGGTTCCTATTATACCGATATTCATTATGCATCCCTCCTACTGCCTTGAATTTAACTTAATATTGAGCAAAACTAATGCCACAATCATAAAGAACTTTACACTGCGTTATATTCAACTGAATAAAAATTATCACGGTTTCTCCGCTAAATTCAAAGCTCCGCACCTTCACTTACATAGCTGAAATACTGCGGAGCGGTATCTTAAGGTGAATAATTAAAGAAGTAATATACCCCGGATAATTATCAATTGGACTTTAGTTAGGTAAATCATCCAGAAAAGTTTTAAATTGGTGATTATGTAATACCTTAGGCTTACATATTTAAAATGAACAGTCAAAAGTATTAATTATATACTAATCCCCTCTAATAATCCCCTTTAATCACTCGACGGTGACGCTCTTAGCTAGGTTTCTCGGCTGGTCTATATCGCACCCTCTTTTTCTGGCCATAAAATAAGCAAAAAGCTGAAGGGGTATCGTATAGAGAACAGGAGTAAGAAAATCATTAGTTTTGGGCAAGTAAAAAACATGGTCTATTTTCTGTCCGATTTCACCACAATCTTCATCGGTTATGGCAATGACTTTAGCGTCTCTGGCTTTTACTTCCTCTATGTTGCTTAACATCTTCTCATAAACAGAATTACGAGGAACAAGAGCAATCACAACCATATCTTTATCAACAAGAGCGATAGGTCCATGCTTCATCTCACCGCCGGCGTAGCCTTCTGCATGGAGGTATGATATTTCCTTCAATTTGAGTGCCCCTTCCAAAGCGATAGGATACACAATTCCCCTTCCCAGAAAGAAAAAGTCCCGTTTTTCCCAGTAAAGATCGGCAAGTCTTTTAATCTCTTGTTCCCTATCGAGTATTGCCTCAATTTTTTTGGGAATAGTAGTTAACTCCTCCGCCATCGTAGAAAAACCATCATGGGATATCAAATCCTTTGCCCTTCCCAAGCGAATTGCCAGTAGATATAAGGCGACTAGTTGGGACGTAAAAGCCTTCGTGGATGCTACTCCGATCTCCGGTCCGGCATGGGTGTATATTACGCCGTCTGCTTCTCTTGTGGCACTACTTCCTACAACATTGCATATTGTGAGAATACGCGAGCCTTCTTCCTTGGCCTTTCTTATTGCTCCGATCGTATCTGCAGTTTCCCCAGACTGGGTTATACCGATAGTTAAGGTATTGTGGTCGACAAAAGGAGCTCTGTACCTAAATTCTGAGGCCAAGTCCACTTCCACCGGTATACGGGCTAGGGTTTCAATCATAAATTTCCCAACCAGTGAGGCGTGCCAAGAAGTCCCGCACGATACAATGTGAATCCTAGATATCTTCTTAAGTCCTTCCGGGGATAAA encodes the following:
- a CDS encoding metal-dependent hydrolase, giving the protein MATPIGHSLAGLAVYGLLSPRNSRIQLSLILLCVFMANIPDFDFLPGILKGKPALYHQGITHSIGFALTVSLVATVVYRAISKRWSFSSVFILCFFSYLSHLIIDFFSPDAERPPFGIPIFWPFSDDYFVSPVSVFLGVRHASATHASTVEWIRGIVDSHNLVAIALEVILIIPLILFGRLYRKRTIASGSN
- a CDS encoding UDP-glucose/GDP-mannose dehydrogenase family protein — its product is MNIGIIGTGYVGLVTGACFAESGNNVTCVDIDEEKIKSLVRGSVPFYEPGLEELVRRNAKEGRLSFTTDIKEAIQKSFIVFIAVGTPPNGDGSADIGAVLEVARVIGESLNDYKIIVTKSTVPVGTTEKVRDVIRGVTDIEFDVASNPEFLKEGAAVEDFMKPDRVVIGTDKASVAAVLKELYSPFIRTSNPVISVSIRSSELAKYAANAMLASRISFMNEIANLCELLGADASEIRVIIGSDARIGNSFLFPGVGYGGSCFPKDVKALIKTAEKLDYDLKICRVTDEVNMMQREVFWRKIKMHFKGELKGKKLGIWGLSFKPKTDDLREAPSLFVIDKLLSFGAEVHVHDPVAMEKAREYLGDRVEYARSNYDVCSGADALVIHTEWNEYRQPDFEKMKKLMKSSVIFDGRNLYNPKRLEIMGFQYYGVGIGNVVS
- a CDS encoding UDP-glucuronic acid decarboxylase family protein codes for the protein MEHTRLNEPWRIVVTGGSGFLGCHLCYKLVEMGHQVVCIDNLITGNADNVASLMGNERFKFINYDVTNFIHIDGHVDAVLHFASPASPIDYLEFPIQTLKVGALGTHKTLGLAKSKGARYLLASTSEAYGDPLVNPQPEHYWGNVNPVGPRGVYDEAKRFAEAITMAYHRYHGLDTRIVRIFNTYGPHMRPNDGRVVSNFIVQALREEPLTVYGDGKQTRSFCYISDMVEGIVRLLFAEPDNPGPGNSSDGQNSIHYPVNIGNPIELTVLDIANMILGLTKSRSKIEFKPLPVDDPRVRRPDITKAMTLLGWEPKVSIEKGLSETIRYFKDILFPKA
- the glmS gene encoding glutamine--fructose-6-phosphate transaminase (isomerizing) — encoded protein: MCGIVGYIGNNDAVQILLSGLRRLEYRGYDSAGMAFYENGNIVLKKTVGKLSNLESALGNQGYKSHIGIGHTRWATHGKPTEINSHPHSDCHGRLMVVHNGIIENYALLKKVLISEGHIFRSETDTEVIAHLIERYLDNGNLSEAVRRALSEIEGTYAIAVISSIDPDSIIAARKGSPLIIGHGEKEWMVASDIPAILNITKNAIFVNDNELVVLREDGTEIIDMSSGEQREKRIYEIPWDLELAEKNGYPHFMLKEIHEQPQAVKSTYAGRLVTDEADMILEEANLSPEGLKKISRIHIVSCGTSWHASLVGKFMIETLARIPVEVDLASEFRYRAPFVDHNTLTIGITQSGETADTIGAIRKAKEEGSRILTICNVVGSSATREADGVIYTHAGPEIGVASTKAFTSQLVALYLLAIRLGRAKDLISHDGFSTMAEELTTIPKKIEAILDREQEIKRLADLYWEKRDFFFLGRGIVYPIALEGALKLKEISYLHAEGYAGGEMKHGPIALVDKDMVVIALVPRNSVYEKMLSNIEEVKARDAKVIAITDEDCGEIGQKIDHVFYLPKTNDFLTPVLYTIPLQLFAYFMARKRGCDIDQPRNLAKSVTVE
- a CDS encoding NAD-dependent epimerase/dehydratase family protein; its protein translation is MRVLITGGTGFIGSRLALRCVEQGYSVRVLGQENTPAESENRKLIEQKGAEVILTSVTDRKSLLELVKGADIVFHLAAAQHEMNIPDQRFWDVNVTGTKNMLEASLNAGVKRFVHGSTIGVYGSPEGMIDENSPCKPDNIYGITKLEGERLVLSFKEKLHVVVVRIPETYGPGDRRLMKLFKAINKNMFLMLGNGKNLHHPIYIDDLIDGLLLAATTEGAIGEIFVLAGKEAITTDDMVRTIAGQISRKVPKFRIPLHPLLIVATILEKLLRPVGIQPPLHRRRMDFFKKSFTFSPEKSANILGFVPKVSFKEGILETAKWYKEKGLSLKLKNNEKPKKSEMGMMKSSFDLTAKIEEFDTFWEGPEDVEKGYSTFGKFYRSNYLKYLPADKQVDILVISCGPGYFVNMLNQEGYTNVIGIDSYAEKVNFAEEKNLNCRVERAFDFLENNHNPFDVIFGEQEINHLTKDEILLFLKLCRKNLKDGGILIVHSLNGANPITGAEALAQNFDHYNTFTEYSLRQVLEYSDFHEIRVFPLNLYVFYNNPLNYVGLLLDKLNALFFRFNFILYGKSNKIFSKKIAAVCRK
- a CDS encoding glycerol-3-phosphate dehydrogenase/oxidase, with translation MKRDLVQLSRSSYDMVVVGGGIFGICAAWEAASRGLSVALVEKGDFAGATSANSFKIVHGGIRYLQHADIKRVRESCKERTTLLRIAPHLVRPLPIVMPTYGHGLQGKEILNIGLLLYDLLTFDRNRGVNDPGRHIPRGRFISREECLDIFPGLNREGLTGAAIFYDGQMYNPTRLAISFLRSAVDAGADVANYVQVTDFISTDNRITGVRVEDTLNGNTFEIRGKVVINAAGPWANWLLKHSMGFGLTPEPSFSRDACFVVRRKLLSEKYALAVPAKTRDPDALLSRGNRHLFIAPWRDYTLIGVWHKVFNDAPDKFVLTGQEVQKFIDEVNEAYPRLELTPNDVSIWNAGLILFGDSRQNAADLSFGKRSLIVDHAKDSNVEGLITLIGVRYTTARGIAEKALDMVFKKLGKRARASATAVTPVHGGQIECFDEYLRMAVESCPKALNPRLIPALIHNYGSAYTDVLKYIDQNPAWSETLGESTVIEAEVVHAVREEMAQKLGDVIFRRTDLATGEHPGEAALQRCAYLMAAELGWDEGRVQRELSEVKTRFPEF
- a CDS encoding glycosyltransferase family 4 protein, which produces MRVLFCNYEYPPLGGGGGVVNALLAEEMAKRHEITVLTSQGLGLPRESVENGVRIIRTPVFFRRKEAVANLLSMLAFIPMGIRVGEKLLRSAQFDVINTHFVLPTGPVGDALSRFSGIPNVLSLHGGDLYDPSNLISPYRNPLLRPWVKRLLRRADMVVGQSNNTLDNMRRFYTPEIEGIRIPLGIRKPMVVSSFRRDYGFKEDDVLLVTVGRLVARKAITQLIQMIHILKDKRLRLLILGTGPQEYLLKKETQRMLLDDQVLFFGHVEESNKFSILQICDIYVSTSQHEGFGLVFLEAMACGLPIVCYDHGGQTDFLINQETGYVVSLNDQDLFRKQLQLLVENRSLRKTIGENNKQRVEAFYIDKCALMYENVFDKAIRAKEKVRRTITV